The following coding sequences are from one Bombus terrestris chromosome 14, iyBomTerr1.2, whole genome shotgun sequence window:
- the LOC100650513 gene encoding mitochondrial inner membrane protease ATP23 homolog gives MTVKNEKNEKQSDSEKRSNIEEIEYSDLYPGRKNQSGENQSRTWFDVITFNEKRKNYEKINCEINVYNCVKKSPLVKLMLAALKSSGCEVDLGRHISCEVCDNTVTGGYDPDTNQIIICQNTAKSRNRVQSTLSHEMIHMFDYCRNKLDLNNIDHLACTEIRAANQCHCSFLGAWYRGTASPFHIKKAHQDCVMDKAVRSLIAIRNISKEEAMDAVMRVFTKCYNDLEPIGRRLRRNSMDMEKAYYEGPYYGYSE, from the exons atgactgtcaaaaatgaaaaaaatgaaaaacaatcaGATTCTGAGAAACGTAGTAATATTGAAGAAATAGAATATTCTGATCTTTATCCGGGCAGAAAAAATCAAAGTGGCGAAAACCAATCCCGTACTTGGTTTGATGTAATTACTTttaatgaaaaaaggaaaaattacgAGAAGATAAACTgtgaaattaatgtttataactGTGTAAAAAAGA gtCCTTTAGTGAAACTAATGTTAGCAGCATTAAAAAGTTCAGGATG TGAAGTTGATCTTGGTCGTCATATTTCATGTGAAGTATGTGATAATACAGTTACTGGTGGTTATGATCCTGACACAAATCag atTATAATTTGCCAAAACACTGCTAAGAGCAGAAATCGAGTTCAAAGTACTTTAAGTCATGAGATGATACATATGTTTGATTATTGCCGTAACAAACTTGATCTGAACAATATAGATCATTTAGCTTGTACGGAAATAAGAGCAGCTAATCAATGTCATTGTAGTTTTCTTGGTGCATGGTATCGAGGAACTGCTTCACCTTTTCATATTAAAAAGGCACATCAG GACTGTGTTATGGACAAGGCTGTTAGGTCACTAATTGCTATAAGAAATATATCAAAGGAGGAAGCAATGGACGCTGTGATGCGAGTTTTTACCAAGTGTTATAATGATTTAGAACCCATTGGAAGACGACTTCGACGAAATTCAATGGATATGGAGAAAGCATACTATGAGGGGCCATATTATGGATAttcagaataa